From one Sulfuricurvum sp. IAE1 genomic stretch:
- a CDS encoding DsrE family protein, with the protein MMKTLLLWGVLFCTLTFGDVRFAEPAPTIDKPREVVMGISGGDDESIHHALSTANNVLKFYGPEKIHLRVVAYYHGIRTLLKSEKEIAVRVRALQQYGVEFVACGNTMETKKIPSSALIEDVEIVSAGIAEVIERATEGAFYIQP; encoded by the coding sequence ATGATGAAAACACTGCTGCTGTGGGGAGTGCTCTTTTGCACCCTGACGTTCGGGGACGTCCGTTTCGCCGAGCCCGCACCGACGATCGACAAACCGCGTGAAGTGGTGATGGGAATCAGCGGCGGAGACGACGAATCGATCCATCATGCCCTCAGCACCGCCAACAACGTCCTCAAGTTTTACGGGCCCGAAAAGATCCATCTACGTGTCGTTGCGTATTACCACGGTATCCGTACCCTTCTCAAAAGCGAGAAAGAGATCGCCGTCCGGGTGCGCGCGTTACAGCAGTACGGTGTCGAGTTCGTCGCCTGCGGCAATACGATGGAGACGAAAAAAATCCCTTCATCGGCCCTCATCGAGGATGTCGAAATCGTTTCGGCAGGGATCGCCGAAGTGATCGAACGCGCGACCGAAGGCGCTTTTTACATTCAACCCTAA
- the soxA gene encoding sulfur oxidation c-type cytochrome SoxA, whose translation MRSVTLCALALSAVLCGALQAEEKLSMSEADKAMYAELLESNPAEMDVAEGEQLFGELIGTATYAKMLGVKEKDLPKYLSGFPRYLDPAKKVVTIAQSIQMAALAAGKPVPKLESKEMVKMSAYVKSLANGQKTSIDVKANKHMEQMHKLGQQVFEERRGGRGLSCNSCHSADIVGSRLRMQPLPDLGAKETAAAGTWPAYRMTQSQMVTLDKRMQQCMKNALLAEIPLGSREMVALEVYVTNKTKGNAISIPSVKR comes from the coding sequence ATGCGTAGCGTAACTTTGTGTGCCCTGGCGCTCTCTGCGGTACTGTGCGGCGCACTGCAGGCCGAAGAGAAACTGAGTATGAGCGAAGCCGACAAGGCGATGTACGCCGAACTCCTCGAGAGTAATCCGGCGGAAATGGACGTGGCCGAAGGGGAGCAGCTTTTCGGTGAACTGATCGGAACGGCAACGTATGCCAAAATGCTGGGAGTCAAGGAAAAGGATCTTCCCAAATACCTTTCAGGATTCCCCCGTTATCTCGATCCGGCCAAAAAAGTGGTCACGATCGCCCAGTCGATCCAGATGGCCGCGCTTGCAGCGGGCAAGCCGGTTCCGAAACTGGAGAGCAAAGAGATGGTAAAAATGTCCGCGTACGTCAAATCGCTGGCGAACGGACAGAAAACGTCGATCGACGTCAAAGCGAACAAACACATGGAGCAGATGCACAAACTCGGACAGCAGGTATTCGAAGAACGCCGCGGCGGCCGAGGCCTTTCGTGCAACAGCTGTCACAGCGCCGATATCGTCGGATCGCGCCTGCGGATGCAGCCGTTGCCGGATCTGGGTGCCAAAGAGACCGCGGCTGCGGGAACATGGCCGGCATACCGTATGACGCAAAGTCAGATGGTAACGCTTGATAAACGGATGCAACAGTGTATGAAAAATGCCCTTCTCGCCGAAATTCCTCTGGGATCGCGCGAGATGGTCGCTTTGGAAGTTTACGTCACCAATAAAACCAAAGGGAACGCGATCAGCATCCCGAGCGTGAAACGTTAA
- a CDS encoding OprD family outer membrane porin has translation MKLMNLSIAAAAVCAFSTSAYALKSEDRDIKPSMQVEYTKVPGEVNSITEMFTEGEVYGRLRSNMFWWDWENENSAVQDNNMWGLGGSLVYKTGYFHGFGATVGFYGTVPMHNDNTLGSGTTNYGKAGKDTYHTRADGSEGAIGVLAEAYGEYKNGKTNVKVGRQGIDSIMLATNDTKMVPNTFEAAVVENKNLPDTTVRVGYIMEQKLRDHQTFHSLIAYEKYNENDDSGVHKGLTPANIRARGNGDVDPEMVLVTASNKSIPNLKLDLEYVDLNGFFSTAIAEANYQIKLNDTWKLTPGIRYLKQMDDGAGKIGGASLSGAVTAANAASRGYTTGDSVDGSIIMGRLVLNGGPLTLTAGYSEIANDADIIAPWRGFPTGGYTRLMAQVDWIANTKNWMLRADYDFDKAGLVPGFKAMVAYEDMNFDENKAFTSTFTDRNILMVDLWKTFKELPNTEFKFRMGIVNAENGYTSQTVQATTDYNSYNEYRFEVNYLF, from the coding sequence ATGAAATTGATGAATCTTAGCATTGCGGCCGCAGCGGTCTGCGCATTCTCTACGTCGGCGTATGCCCTGAAAAGTGAAGATCGTGATATTAAACCGAGCATGCAGGTTGAATATACCAAAGTTCCGGGTGAAGTGAACTCGATCACGGAAATGTTTACCGAAGGCGAAGTCTACGGACGCCTCCGCTCGAACATGTTCTGGTGGGACTGGGAAAATGAAAATTCTGCCGTTCAGGACAACAACATGTGGGGTCTTGGAGGCAGTTTGGTTTACAAAACCGGTTACTTTCACGGTTTCGGAGCTACGGTAGGATTTTACGGTACGGTTCCGATGCATAATGATAATACACTTGGATCCGGCACGACTAACTACGGAAAAGCGGGTAAAGACACGTATCATACCCGTGCAGATGGAAGTGAAGGGGCTATCGGAGTACTTGCCGAAGCGTACGGAGAATACAAAAACGGTAAAACAAACGTGAAAGTCGGACGTCAAGGGATTGATAGCATCATGCTTGCCACCAATGACACAAAAATGGTTCCCAACACCTTCGAAGCGGCAGTTGTCGAAAATAAAAACCTTCCTGACACGACAGTTCGGGTCGGATATATCATGGAACAAAAACTTCGGGACCACCAAACATTTCATAGCTTGATTGCGTATGAAAAATACAATGAGAACGACGATTCGGGTGTGCATAAAGGTTTGACACCTGCAAACATCCGTGCACGCGGAAACGGTGATGTTGACCCAGAAATGGTTCTTGTTACAGCATCGAATAAATCGATTCCAAATTTGAAACTTGATCTTGAATACGTTGATCTGAATGGTTTTTTCAGCACGGCGATTGCCGAGGCTAACTACCAGATCAAATTGAATGATACGTGGAAACTTACACCGGGTATCCGTTATTTGAAACAAATGGATGATGGCGCCGGTAAAATTGGTGGTGCATCGCTAAGCGGTGCAGTTACTGCGGCCAATGCGGCTTCAAGAGGTTATACAACCGGAGACAGCGTTGACGGTAGCATCATCATGGGTCGTCTGGTTCTCAACGGTGGGCCGCTTACATTGACGGCTGGTTATTCGGAAATCGCGAACGATGCGGATATCATTGCCCCATGGCGCGGATTTCCGACAGGCGGCTATACCCGTTTGATGGCTCAGGTTGACTGGATCGCAAACACCAAGAACTGGATGCTCCGTGCCGATTACGACTTTGACAAAGCCGGCCTTGTCCCAGGATTTAAAGCGATGGTTGCGTATGAAGACATGAACTTTGATGAAAACAAAGCGTTCACATCAACATTTACTGACCGCAACATTTTGATGGTTGATCTGTGGAAAACATTTAAAGAACTTCCAAATACCGAATTTAAATTCCGTATGGGGATCGTGAATGCTGAAAACGGGTATACGAGCCAGACTGTTCAGGCGACAACAGATTACAACTCGTACAACGAATACCGTTTCGAAGTGAACTACCTCTTCTAA
- a CDS encoding DUF302 domain-containing protein: MFKKYLFTLALSAATLLGGDFHLFDVPNAEGKITPAVIEKGLENAGFVISANTEMNGPFKIQFQQSDFTVFNLLTAYHKNHAATLVKSHPDAGIFVPMGFGIYQRNGDKNLHVSVLTAAAMKKIAGFDAPEFALIEKEVLAALKKALPDAKVRASDSSLPASGPLLSRYVKASSAESWASDKEATEMMIEDGLKPAGFVMSNFTDYNFALGEESPFNFYDTYSICKLKVIYTAAKTRPEAAAFAPCTLMVYKKKDADEIVMGFPGVYNWMSSARIEDAEAKAALMQAQKDFEAVLESAAE, from the coding sequence ATGTTTAAAAAATACCTGTTTACGCTGGCACTGAGCGCCGCGACTTTGCTGGGAGGGGATTTCCATCTTTTCGACGTCCCCAACGCCGAGGGGAAAATCACCCCGGCCGTGATCGAAAAAGGGCTGGAAAATGCCGGCTTCGTCATTTCGGCCAATACCGAGATGAACGGACCGTTCAAAATCCAGTTCCAGCAGAGCGACTTTACGGTCTTCAACCTGCTTACGGCCTATCATAAAAACCACGCCGCAACGCTGGTCAAATCCCATCCCGATGCCGGGATTTTCGTCCCGATGGGATTTGGAATCTACCAGCGTAACGGGGACAAAAACCTTCACGTGTCGGTACTGACCGCGGCGGCGATGAAAAAAATCGCCGGGTTTGACGCCCCCGAGTTCGCCCTGATCGAAAAAGAGGTTCTTGCCGCCCTCAAAAAAGCGCTTCCGGACGCGAAAGTACGCGCCAGCGACAGTTCTCTGCCCGCTTCGGGGCCGCTGTTGAGCCGTTACGTCAAAGCCAGCAGCGCAGAGAGCTGGGCAAGCGACAAGGAAGCGACCGAAATGATGATCGAAGACGGTCTAAAACCGGCGGGATTTGTGATGTCAAACTTCACCGACTACAACTTCGCCCTGGGTGAAGAGAGCCCGTTTAATTTCTACGACACCTATTCGATCTGCAAGCTCAAGGTGATCTACACCGCGGCCAAAACCCGCCCGGAAGCGGCCGCGTTCGCTCCGTGTACCCTGATGGTGTACAAGAAAAAAGATGCCGACGAGATCGTTATGGGATTCCCCGGCGTTTACAACTGGATGAGCAGTGCCCGCATCGAAGACGCCGAAGCCAAAGCCGCATTGATGCAGGCGCAGAAAGATTTCGAAGCGGTTCTCGAGAGCGCTGCGGAATAA
- the lpxC gene encoding UDP-3-O-acyl-N-acetylglucosamine deacetylase has protein sequence MMQTTIGKSVELVGIGLHKGSPVRLRLEPLAPNSGIVFYRSDAGVTIPLEPSNVVDTKMATVIGREGVTISTIEHMLSAIYAYGIDNLRIIVDADEVPVMDGSSVSYCMLLDEAGVVQQDVPKKILRIKKEVSVQEGDKYVKLIPSNDMNYDFTIKFSHPVIDRQSYVLKFTKENYKNEIARARTFGFVHEVQYLRSIGLALGGSLENAVVLDDKKVLNPEGLRFGDEFVRHKILDAIGDMSLIGMNFIGNYEAFAGSHDLNHKLTLELLKDPANYEIVELSSVESKELAKAYA, from the coding sequence ATGATGCAAACTACGATAGGAAAAAGTGTCGAACTCGTCGGGATAGGTTTGCACAAAGGCTCCCCGGTGCGGCTGCGCCTGGAGCCGCTGGCTCCCAACAGCGGCATTGTTTTTTACCGCAGCGACGCGGGGGTCACGATTCCCCTGGAACCTTCGAACGTCGTCGATACAAAAATGGCGACTGTGATCGGGCGCGAAGGGGTGACAATTTCGACGATCGAGCACATGCTCTCGGCGATCTACGCCTACGGGATCGACAACCTCCGCATTATCGTCGATGCCGACGAAGTTCCCGTAATGGACGGTTCTTCCGTCAGTTACTGCATGCTGCTCGATGAAGCGGGTGTCGTACAGCAAGACGTCCCCAAGAAGATCCTCCGTATCAAAAAAGAGGTAAGCGTTCAGGAAGGGGACAAGTATGTCAAACTGATCCCCTCGAACGACATGAATTACGATTTCACAATCAAATTTTCCCATCCCGTCATCGATCGTCAGAGCTACGTGCTGAAATTCACCAAAGAAAATTACAAAAACGAGATCGCACGGGCCCGGACGTTCGGCTTCGTACATGAAGTGCAGTATCTGCGCTCCATCGGGCTGGCGCTGGGCGGAAGTCTTGAGAATGCCGTCGTCCTTGACGATAAAAAAGTGCTCAACCCCGAAGGACTCCGTTTCGGCGACGAGTTTGTCCGTCACAAAATTCTCGACGCGATCGGTGATATGTCGCTGATCGGGATGAATTTCATCGGGAACTACGAAGCGTTTGCGGGGAGTCACGATCTCAATCACAAACTTACCCTGGAACTGCTCAAAGATCCGGCCAACTACGAGATCGTCGAACTCTCGTCGGTAGAATCGAAAGAGCTGGCCAAAGCGTATGCATGA
- a CDS encoding M23 family metallopeptidase translates to MRRGRRGSGFLGWVIAAAVIGAIGFMAFSPMFERDDPKVTVSHEGYWNFKEPMHVTLEDASGLKSFKATISTPHEEWVVAEENTPVAESKKTFEILPPKGVRRVEAQSVTLTIEATDRSLWGLFMGNTLKEERTLVIDQRRPVLSIVSHSYKIQKGGSAIVIFKATDPHMESLKIQTNYGKTFIAQPFMKEGYYASLLAWPVQESTFSATVVARDRAGNETKSSIPLRLKDHVYRVSNIELSDAFLDGKIAELANEYEETAGVDDRLEQFKIINETVRANNEKIIHQVTSKVSNAMITDFNPQPFYPMPNGQKVADFGDHRIYSYKEKKNFSQAYHMGLDLASVQMGQINASNGGNVVFSQMNGIYGNLPIIDHGFGLYTLYGHCSDVHVQEGDVAKAGQEIAKSGLSGYAMGDHLHFGILVQGIEVRPEEWMDAKWIYDNITSVIENAKLIINQQ, encoded by the coding sequence GTGAGAAGAGGCCGAAGAGGTTCTGGATTTTTAGGATGGGTCATTGCCGCAGCAGTGATCGGAGCGATCGGATTTATGGCGTTTTCACCGATGTTTGAACGCGACGATCCGAAAGTGACCGTGAGCCATGAGGGGTACTGGAATTTCAAAGAACCTATGCACGTAACGCTCGAGGATGCCAGCGGGCTCAAATCGTTCAAAGCGACCATCTCCACACCGCACGAGGAATGGGTAGTAGCCGAGGAGAACACGCCGGTCGCCGAGTCGAAAAAAACGTTTGAGATTCTCCCACCCAAAGGAGTTCGCCGCGTCGAGGCGCAGTCGGTCACGCTGACGATCGAAGCGACCGACCGAAGCCTGTGGGGACTCTTCATGGGCAATACCCTCAAAGAAGAACGCACCCTAGTCATCGATCAGCGCCGTCCGGTCCTCTCGATCGTCTCACACTCCTATAAAATCCAAAAAGGGGGATCGGCCATCGTCATTTTCAAGGCAACCGATCCCCACATGGAAAGCCTCAAGATCCAGACGAACTACGGTAAAACGTTTATCGCCCAGCCTTTCATGAAAGAGGGGTATTACGCGTCGCTGCTGGCATGGCCGGTTCAGGAGAGTACGTTCAGCGCGACCGTCGTCGCCCGCGACCGCGCCGGAAACGAAACGAAAAGCTCGATCCCCCTGCGTCTGAAGGATCACGTTTATCGCGTCTCGAACATCGAACTCAGCGACGCGTTCCTCGACGGTAAAATCGCCGAACTGGCCAACGAATACGAAGAGACTGCCGGGGTGGACGATCGGCTCGAGCAGTTCAAGATCATCAACGAAACGGTCCGGGCGAACAACGAAAAAATCATCCATCAGGTCACGTCGAAAGTCTCGAACGCGATGATTACCGATTTCAACCCGCAGCCGTTCTATCCTATGCCCAACGGCCAGAAAGTCGCCGATTTCGGCGATCACCGCATCTACAGCTACAAAGAGAAGAAAAACTTCTCCCAGGCGTACCATATGGGACTGGATCTTGCGAGTGTGCAGATGGGGCAGATCAACGCGTCCAACGGCGGAAACGTCGTATTCTCGCAGATGAACGGGATTTACGGGAACCTGCCGATTATCGACCACGGATTCGGCCTCTACACTCTCTACGGCCACTGCTCGGACGTCCATGTCCAGGAAGGCGATGTCGCCAAAGCGGGACAGGAGATCGCCAAATCGGGACTCAGCGGCTACGCGATGGGGGATCACCTCCATTTCGGAATCCTCGTGCAGGGGATCGAAGTGCGCCCCGAAGAGTGGATGGACGCGAAGTGGATCTACGACAACATCACCAGCGTCATCGAAAACGCCAAGCTCATCATCAACCAGCAGTAA
- the soxZ gene encoding thiosulfate oxidation carrier complex protein SoxZ: MKTLIKIKPKDYKAGEIVKIDFMAMHPMETGMRKDKDSGQLIPAHYIDEVKFMFNDQLITKMVIWESLSVNPLMSISFKVPGEGTLKVIAKDNKGQSVESTAKITPKG; this comes from the coding sequence ATGAAAACACTGATCAAAATCAAACCCAAAGATTACAAAGCAGGCGAAATCGTCAAAATCGATTTCATGGCGATGCACCCGATGGAAACGGGAATGCGCAAAGACAAGGACAGCGGACAGCTGATCCCCGCGCATTACATCGATGAAGTCAAATTCATGTTCAACGACCAGCTCATTACGAAAATGGTGATCTGGGAATCGCTTTCGGTCAACCCGCTGATGAGCATCAGTTTTAAAGTCCCGGGTGAGGGAACGCTGAAAGTTATCGCCAAAGATAACAAAGGGCAAAGCGTCGAGAGTACCGCGAAAATTACTCCCAAAGGATAA
- a CDS encoding MBL fold metallo-hydrolase, whose translation MKTLLASLFFGVTSLSAFDYALKPTRVTPDVHCFFGKPEIMDKTNNGNIVNSCYIDAGEGYVVVDTGPSYMYARSAYNAMQKIKPLPVKLVINTHIHDDHWLGNNFFTEQGVRVLGSDDFRVNADTSTPTRMQTYISPEAYAKTVPTLPTEMIGADTTLSVGNQTLELKIAKRKAHTAKDMVVYLPKSKVLIAADLVFNDRLPSVRGGDINGWIEALEDLDKLGAEHVVGGHGERTDKHAAAMTREYFTQMRNEIRAAIAEGLGIDETVKKVSMDGYKKYKLYEGTHRQNVEASYRVLEWE comes from the coding sequence ATGAAAACGTTGTTGGCGAGTTTATTTTTCGGTGTCACGAGTCTGAGCGCGTTTGATTACGCGCTCAAGCCGACGCGGGTTACCCCCGACGTGCACTGTTTTTTCGGAAAGCCCGAAATCATGGACAAAACCAACAACGGCAACATCGTCAACTCCTGCTACATCGATGCGGGAGAAGGGTATGTCGTCGTCGACACGGGCCCTTCTTACATGTACGCCCGTTCAGCGTACAACGCGATGCAGAAAATCAAACCCCTTCCCGTGAAACTGGTCATCAACACGCACATCCACGACGACCACTGGCTGGGTAACAATTTTTTTACCGAGCAGGGAGTTAGAGTTTTGGGTTCGGACGATTTCAGGGTCAATGCCGATACGAGCACCCCCACCCGAATGCAAACCTATATCTCCCCGGAGGCTTACGCCAAAACGGTCCCGACGCTCCCGACCGAGATGATCGGTGCCGATACGACGCTCAGCGTCGGCAACCAGACGCTCGAACTCAAAATTGCGAAGCGCAAAGCCCATACCGCCAAAGACATGGTCGTTTACCTGCCCAAATCCAAAGTGCTGATCGCGGCGGATCTCGTCTTCAACGACCGTCTCCCCTCGGTACGCGGCGGTGACATCAACGGCTGGATCGAAGCGCTGGAGGATTTGGACAAACTGGGGGCCGAGCATGTCGTCGGAGGGCACGGAGAGCGTACCGACAAACACGCCGCGGCAATGACTCGGGAGTATTTTACGCAGATGCGCAACGAGATCCGCGCCGCGATCGCCGAGGGGCTCGGGATCGACGAGACCGTTAAAAAAGTGAGTATGGACGGGTACAAAAAATACAAACTCTACGAAGGGACGCACCGCCAAAACGTCGAAGCCTCCTATCGCGTGCTGGAGTGGGAATGA
- the soxB gene encoding thiosulfohydrolase SoxB: MDLSRRDFFQIAAALGLGLPAAASAASTTKRADEVTLKDIYDFKARGNVTLLHICDMHAHIKPLYWREPSTLISAPNLTGTPGFLCGESFLNYYGMKGKTLDAYFDTYMNFDALAHKFGKMGGISHMKTLINHIKKERGADNVLLLDSGDTWQGTGVALKTQGEAIVDAQNYLGVDVMVGHWEFTYGKQRVKELIEKLNAKFISQNIIGDDSFADDFEELIFEPYTVMERGGAKIGIIGQSFPFTSTANPKEFTQGWSFGLRLDTLQQYVDKLRKEEKVDCVVVLSHDGFSVDQEVARQVKGIDFILSGHTHDPSPRPTVINGTVIVIAGSHGKYVGRLDIDIQNHKVKGYEYKLIPVASNLIPADPEGDALIAKWYKPYDREFGEILGVTKNTLYKRDTFHSTFDELINDAIISTMDSDISFTPGYRWGTTVLGGDAITMDNVYEMTGITYPNVYTFELGGKQIRTLLEDIADNVFNANPLYQQGGDMSRLGNVTYDIKIGAASGKRISNLMVGGKALDDNKTYKVSSWGGNLQNAGRNLREQLIRPVYDVTAEYIRRQKTVDISANSNVRIMDYACGCPKKGSKGC; encoded by the coding sequence ATGGATCTGTCACGAAGAGATTTTTTCCAGATCGCCGCGGCGCTGGGGCTTGGGCTTCCGGCTGCGGCATCGGCGGCTTCAACCACCAAACGTGCCGATGAGGTGACCCTCAAGGATATTTACGATTTCAAAGCGCGCGGAAACGTGACGCTGCTGCATATCTGCGATATGCACGCCCATATCAAACCGCTTTACTGGCGGGAGCCTTCGACGCTGATTTCGGCGCCGAACCTCACCGGGACCCCGGGCTTTTTGTGCGGGGAGTCGTTTCTGAATTACTACGGGATGAAAGGGAAAACCCTCGACGCCTATTTCGACACCTATATGAACTTCGACGCGCTGGCACACAAGTTCGGGAAAATGGGGGGAATTTCACACATGAAAACCCTCATCAACCACATCAAAAAAGAGCGCGGCGCGGACAATGTCCTTCTTCTCGATTCGGGGGATACCTGGCAGGGAACGGGCGTTGCGCTCAAAACGCAGGGCGAGGCGATCGTCGATGCGCAGAACTATCTGGGAGTCGACGTCATGGTCGGTCACTGGGAGTTTACCTACGGCAAACAGCGGGTCAAAGAACTGATCGAGAAGCTCAACGCCAAATTCATCTCCCAGAACATCATCGGGGACGATTCGTTTGCCGACGATTTCGAAGAGCTGATTTTCGAACCGTACACGGTCATGGAACGCGGCGGTGCCAAGATCGGCATCATCGGCCAGTCGTTCCCGTTCACCTCGACCGCCAACCCCAAAGAGTTCACGCAGGGGTGGAGTTTCGGTCTGCGTCTCGATACGCTGCAGCAGTATGTCGACAAGCTTCGTAAAGAGGAAAAAGTCGACTGTGTCGTCGTCCTCTCGCACGACGGTTTCAGTGTCGACCAGGAGGTTGCGCGCCAGGTCAAGGGGATCGATTTCATCCTCAGCGGCCATACGCACGACCCTTCGCCGCGTCCGACCGTCATCAACGGTACGGTGATCGTCATCGCGGGGAGCCACGGCAAATACGTCGGGCGTCTGGATATCGACATCCAAAACCACAAGGTCAAAGGGTACGAGTACAAACTCATCCCCGTCGCATCGAACCTGATCCCCGCCGATCCCGAAGGGGACGCGCTGATCGCGAAATGGTACAAACCCTACGACCGGGAATTCGGCGAAATCCTGGGGGTGACCAAAAACACCCTCTACAAACGCGATACGTTCCATTCGACGTTCGACGAACTGATCAACGACGCCATCATCTCCACGATGGATTCGGACATTTCGTTCACCCCCGGATACCGCTGGGGGACAACCGTTCTGGGCGGTGATGCGATCACGATGGACAACGTCTATGAGATGACCGGTATCACCTATCCGAACGTCTATACGTTCGAGCTGGGGGGAAAACAGATCCGCACCCTTCTCGAAGACATCGCCGACAACGTGTTCAACGCCAACCCGCTTTATCAGCAAGGCGGGGACATGAGCCGTCTGGGCAACGTGACGTACGACATCAAAATCGGAGCCGCCAGCGGCAAACGGATCAGCAATCTCATGGTAGGGGGCAAGGCACTTGACGATAACAAGACCTATAAAGTCTCTTCCTGGGGGGGCAATCTCCAAAATGCGGGGCGCAACCTCAGAGAACAGCTGATCCGCCCTGTGTACGATGTGACGGCGGAATACATCCGCCGCCAGAAAACGGTCGACATCAGCGCCAACAGCAACGTCCGGATCATGGACTATGCGTGCGGATGCCCGAAAAAAGGATCGAAAGGGTGCTAA
- a CDS encoding bifunctional oligoribonuclease/PAP phosphatase NrnA has product MVHELIDSSKHIVLIAHKNPDADSLGSACAFYSYLLRLNKKITLFCASAELDPKLVFLPWFEKVTDRFPEDADCMISFDCGSYGRLGIERDLPLINFDHHRSNDFFGTHNFIDTDAISTTQTVYDFFVANGLKINGKMALSLYAGLVDDSKCFRSPGCNARTFEMAHRLIGLGADHALCVEWLYGRNSLASLRSKGKMLKEMRLFLDGALAVFEVDAALLADTGATVAECKQVLDEALGMRHVRASLMHVERPGGGVKLSLRTSEGIDAAKIMERFGGGGHIHRAGAKIEHDDVRELVKEITMMIQKEMQ; this is encoded by the coding sequence ATGGTGCACGAACTGATCGATTCTTCGAAACATATCGTCCTCATCGCCCATAAAAATCCCGACGCGGATTCGCTCGGGTCAGCGTGCGCATTTTATTCCTATCTGCTGCGCCTGAACAAAAAAATCACCCTTTTTTGCGCTTCGGCGGAGCTTGACCCAAAACTCGTGTTTCTGCCGTGGTTCGAGAAAGTGACCGACCGTTTTCCCGAAGATGCGGACTGTATGATCAGTTTCGACTGCGGAAGCTACGGACGGTTGGGGATAGAACGGGATCTGCCGCTGATCAACTTCGACCATCACCGCAGCAACGATTTTTTCGGAACCCATAATTTTATCGATACCGATGCGATCAGTACCACCCAGACCGTTTACGACTTTTTTGTTGCCAACGGGTTAAAAATCAATGGTAAAATGGCGCTTTCGCTTTATGCGGGCCTTGTGGACGATTCGAAATGTTTCCGATCCCCCGGATGCAACGCCAGGACTTTCGAGATGGCACACCGTCTCATCGGTCTGGGAGCCGATCACGCACTGTGCGTCGAATGGCTTTACGGACGGAATTCGCTCGCGTCGCTCCGCTCAAAAGGGAAGATGCTCAAAGAGATGCGTTTGTTTCTGGACGGTGCGTTGGCGGTTTTTGAGGTGGATGCGGCGCTTTTGGCGGATACGGGAGCTACGGTTGCCGAATGCAAGCAGGTACTCGACGAAGCGCTGGGAATGCGCCACGTCCGTGCGTCGCTGATGCACGTCGAACGCCCCGGGGGCGGTGTCAAACTCTCGCTTCGCACGAGCGAGGGGATCGATGCCGCGAAGATCATGGAACGTTTCGGCGGCGGCGGCCACATACACCGTGCCGGCGCAAAGATCGAGCATGACGATGTCCGCGAGCTTGTCAAAGAGATAACGATGATGATACAAAAGGAGATGCAGTGA